The DNA window GGACCGTCATAGCAGGGCCACAGTCGGTGCGGATACCGAGATAAAACCTCTCGTTCTCCTCCGACGCCTTCTCGGCGAAGGCCATCCATTTTTTACCGGGGACGTACTTGAGGTACTCCACCTTCCCGGACCGAGGAACCCTGTTCACGTGGACGCTTAAGGGATCCATGAAAATCCCCACCTTCGTAGCTGGACCGGTATAAGGGTGATCGACCTCGAATATCTCCACCACCTTGCCGTCGGCGGGGGATACCCATCCGTCGGGACCACATTCAGGTTTTCTGTCGGGATCCCTGTAAAACCACAGGATCAGGCCAGCCAGAGGGACCAGCATCACCGTCGAAAGGGGCCAGACAAGAGCTCCCACCGCAGCCAGGGCTAACGCCCCTCCTATGGATAAATAGCCGTCAGGAGCGAACTTCATTGAAAACCATCCTCTCTCTCTATCTGGACCACGCTAAGGCCCACCACCGAATCGCCATCGTCAAGCCTGACGACGATAGAGCCTGCGGCGGTGCGACCGAGAACTCTTATCTCTTTGACCGCCACCCGAACCATTCGGCCTTTCGCCGTCATGACTATGACCTCGTCGTCGTCGGA is part of the Dethiosulfovibrio salsuginis genome and encodes:
- a CDS encoding phosphatidylserine decarboxylase yields the protein MKFAPDGYLSIGGALALAAVGALVWPLSTVMLVPLAGLILWFYRDPDRKPECGPDGWVSPADGKVVEIFEVDHPYTGPATKVGIFMDPLSVHVNRVPRSGKVEYLKYVPGKKWMAFAEKASEENERFYLGIRTDCGPAMTVQIAGFLARRIVCRSKKGQPYRRGDRYGMIKFGSKVDVYLPKGVELKVRVGQKVWAGKSCIGVCCREKTA